A stretch of the Sulfurihydrogenibium sp. genome encodes the following:
- the flhF gene encoding flagellar biosynthesis protein FlhF → MEPKIKIFEGYDLSKLMHQIKESFGEEFKILYQNEIKEKTKIPFFKKTKYILIVEPIENKISFEDILSENLKEENEKEVQTYNPFKAKIGQKVVEKVEPVIKTTAHNDLNQKLNIKEEYYDNNITYKEITEEFTGKALDLINLLIQKDVELDVAKEIVRNACGLEMDSNKLDLKHFTYRESLIEGIEKSFIFKGDIFKDSNRRRVVAFLGPTGVGKTTNLFKVASKLILEENKKVAVISTDTFKAGAGDQARSYCNILGIPFQILSDPKKLREIVDDLDFVDVILIDTVGRSHYDHWKLGEIKETLRLIDEIEYMMVVSCNWKNKESYSLIQKYKKFFDIDYLFFTKIDETAYPGTILNLAYKTKLPLTYISTGQNVPEDLKIITPERLASYLLMENE, encoded by the coding sequence ATGGAACCTAAAATAAAAATCTTTGAAGGTTATGATTTAAGCAAATTGATGCACCAAATAAAAGAAAGTTTCGGTGAGGAGTTTAAAATTCTATATCAAAATGAGATAAAAGAAAAAACAAAAATTCCATTTTTCAAGAAAACAAAATATATCCTCATAGTTGAACCAATAGAAAATAAAATTTCTTTTGAGGATATTTTATCTGAAAATCTAAAAGAGGAAAACGAAAAAGAAGTACAAACTTATAACCCATTTAAAGCAAAAATTGGACAGAAAGTTGTTGAAAAAGTTGAACCTGTTATAAAAACCACAGCTCATAATGATTTAAATCAAAAACTAAACATAAAAGAAGAGTATTACGATAATAATATAACATACAAAGAAATCACAGAAGAATTTACAGGAAAAGCTTTAGACTTAATTAATTTGCTGATTCAAAAGGATGTTGAGTTGGATGTTGCTAAAGAAATTGTAAGAAATGCTTGTGGATTAGAAATGGATTCGAACAAGTTAGATTTAAAACACTTTACATATAGAGAATCTCTTATAGAAGGTATTGAAAAAAGTTTTATATTTAAAGGAGATATCTTTAAAGATTCTAACAGAAGGAGAGTTGTGGCTTTTTTGGGACCAACCGGTGTTGGGAAGACAACAAATCTATTTAAAGTAGCCTCAAAGCTTATTTTAGAAGAGAACAAAAAAGTTGCTGTTATATCCACGGATACATTTAAAGCAGGAGCGGGAGATCAAGCAAGAAGCTATTGCAACATACTTGGAATACCTTTCCAGATCCTGTCCGACCCTAAAAAACTAAGGGAAATTGTGGATGATTTAGATTTTGTAGATGTTATTCTAATAGATACTGTAGGAAGAAGCCATTATGACCATTGGAAGCTTGGAGAAATAAAGGAGACTTTGCGTTTGATCGACGAAATAGAGTACATGATGGTAGTAAGCTGTAATTGGAAAAATAAAGAAAGTTATAGTTTAATTCAAAAATATAAAAAATTCTTCGACATCGATTATTTGTTTTTTACAAAAATAGATGAAACAGCTTATCCTGGCACTATATTAAATTTGGCATATAAAACTAAACTTCCGTTAACATACATTAGTACAGGCCAAAATGTTCCCGAAGACTTGAAGATAATTACCCCTGAAAGACTTGCTTCATACCTGCTTATGGAGAATGAATGA
- the flhA gene encoding flagellar biosynthesis protein FlhA: protein MDRVLPIFDKINQNSDAIIIVFILIILGSLVLPVPPFLLDILLTMSISFSMLILMTTVYIDSPLKMSSFPSLLLLATLFRLSLNVASTRRILLHGHEGPDAAGHVIQSFGQFVVGGSYVVGIIVFLVLVIINFIVITKGTERISEVAARFTLDAMPGKQMSIDADLNSGLIDEKEAQRRRQEIQREADFYGAMDGATKFIRGDAIAAIIITFINMIGGIIIGMVQKGMDFQSALQNFTILTIGDGLVSQIPALITSTAAGLMVTRAASETNLGKEIFTQLTSIPKALWMASGAVFTIGIVPGMPTLPFLILSAILGFSGYIMYLTIKEREKTEKEEKAKEVIKRLEEEQPESYISPPEVLTFEIGYRLIKLVDESQGGELIKRIKNLRKQLSKELGLIVPPVHIKDNLELKPNEYRILIKGVEVARYEVEPDKYLALDTGSIREKVEGVSTKDPAFGLNALWIDEANKDRAKLNGYTVVDVPTVIVTHLSEIIKRYSYEILTRMQVKEIIDNIAKSYPIIKDIVPSQVPLNILHKVLQNLLKEGIPITDIITIVEALADNINKTQDQDILTEYVRTALSRMITSMFAKNGQLTALILGNKTQEYLINLLKENDWQMPSLNPVFVQKLITEISKHLENFVIQGVTPILLTSPNIRRYIKQIIENYIPNLQVLSYSEIDSKIKLNIIGVVEVDGT from the coding sequence TTGGATAGAGTTTTACCTATTTTTGACAAAATAAACCAAAATTCGGATGCGATAATTATTGTTTTTATACTTATAATTCTTGGTTCTTTAGTTTTACCAGTTCCACCGTTTTTGCTTGACATACTTCTTACAATGAGCATTAGTTTTTCTATGCTAATTTTAATGACTACGGTTTATATCGATAGTCCTTTAAAAATGTCTTCTTTTCCTTCTCTACTTTTACTTGCAACGCTATTTAGATTGTCTTTAAACGTTGCATCAACAAGAAGAATTTTACTACATGGTCACGAAGGACCGGATGCAGCAGGGCATGTTATACAGTCTTTCGGACAGTTTGTTGTTGGTGGTAGTTATGTAGTTGGTATTATAGTGTTTTTAGTGCTTGTAATCATTAACTTTATTGTTATCACAAAAGGTACAGAAAGAATTTCAGAAGTGGCTGCAAGGTTTACGCTTGATGCTATGCCGGGTAAACAGATGAGTATAGATGCAGATTTAAATAGCGGTCTTATAGATGAGAAAGAAGCTCAAAGAAGACGTCAAGAAATTCAAAGAGAAGCAGATTTTTATGGAGCGATGGATGGTGCAACTAAGTTTATTCGTGGTGATGCTATAGCTGCTATAATCATCACATTCATAAATATGATTGGTGGAATTATAATTGGAATGGTTCAAAAAGGAATGGATTTCCAATCGGCACTACAAAACTTTACAATTTTAACAATAGGTGATGGATTGGTGTCCCAGATACCAGCTCTTATCACGTCAACAGCTGCAGGTTTAATGGTTACCCGTGCTGCTTCAGAAACAAACCTTGGTAAAGAAATCTTTACACAGCTAACAAGTATTCCAAAGGCCTTATGGATGGCATCAGGTGCTGTGTTTACTATAGGAATCGTTCCGGGAATGCCAACTTTACCATTCTTAATACTTTCAGCGATTCTTGGATTTTCAGGATACATAATGTATCTAACAATAAAGGAGAGAGAAAAAACAGAGAAAGAAGAAAAAGCCAAAGAAGTTATCAAACGGTTAGAAGAAGAGCAGCCGGAGAGCTATATATCTCCACCGGAAGTTTTAACTTTTGAGATAGGATACAGATTAATCAAATTAGTCGATGAATCACAAGGAGGTGAGCTTATTAAAAGAATAAAAAATTTAAGAAAACAATTAAGCAAAGAGCTTGGACTGATAGTTCCACCTGTACATATAAAAGATAATTTAGAATTAAAGCCAAATGAATATAGAATTTTAATCAAAGGTGTAGAAGTAGCAAGGTACGAAGTAGAACCGGATAAATATCTTGCATTAGATACAGGTTCTATTAGAGAAAAAGTGGAAGGTGTTTCAACAAAAGACCCAGCCTTTGGATTAAATGCTTTATGGATAGATGAAGCTAACAAAGACAGGGCAAAGCTAAACGGATACACAGTAGTAGATGTGCCCACCGTAATAGTTACCCATTTATCAGAAATAATTAAAAGATACTCTTACGAAATACTTACAAGAATGCAGGTTAAAGAAATCATCGATAATATTGCAAAAAGTTATCCTATAATAAAGGATATTGTTCCATCACAAGTTCCTTTAAATATACTTCATAAAGTTCTTCAAAATCTTTTAAAAGAAGGAATTCCTATTACAGATATCATTACTATTGTAGAAGCATTAGCGGATAATATAAATAAAACACAAGACCAGGATATCTTAACTGAATACGTCCGCACAGCATTAAGCAGAATGATTACTTCGATGTTTGCTAAAAACGGACAACTTACAGCATTAATACTTGGAAATAAAACTCAAGAATATTTAATAAATTTACTTAAAGAGAATGATTGGCAAATGCCATCATTAAATCCTGTTTTTGTTCAAAAGTTGATAACAGAAATATCCAAACATTTAGAAAACTTTGTTATTCAAGGTGTAACCCCTATATTATTAACATCTCCAAACATAAGAAGATATATCAAGCAAATCATCGAAAACTATATACCTAACTTGCAAGTTTTGTCTTATTCAGAGATTGATAGTAAAATAAAATTAAATATTATTGGAGTTGTGGAAGTAGATGGAACCTAA
- a CDS encoding rod-binding protein: MFKDLPPLEDLIKELKDIKDVGIKPQKHNNNSFDKSLQTYLNQPKQDVIKPIKSYFDLKSIQESKTPEEVANTFQTIFFEIMLKEMKNGLFEFSSSDFGNKMYMDMFFMQLAQVIADSNQIGLKDYILNAINNYIKNSKPEG, from the coding sequence ATGTTTAAAGACCTTCCACCGCTGGAAGATTTAATAAAAGAACTAAAAGATATAAAAGATGTAGGCATAAAACCTCAAAAACATAATAACAATAGCTTTGATAAATCTCTGCAGACATATCTAAACCAACCAAAACAAGATGTGATAAAACCTATAAAATCTTACTTTGATTTAAAGTCTATACAAGAGTCAAAAACACCGGAGGAGGTTGCAAATACATTCCAAACAATCTTCTTTGAAATAATGCTTAAAGAGATGAAAAACGGCCTTTTTGAATTTTCATCTTCAGATTTTGGAAATAAGATGTATATGGATATGTTTTTTATGCAGCTTGCTCAGGTAATTGCAGATTCTAACCAAATTGGACTTAAAGACTACATACTTAATGCTATTAATAACTACATTAAAAACTCAAAACCAGAGGGTTAA
- a CDS encoding flagellar basal body P-ring protein FlgI, which yields MWKKVLIAIVLITNVSFAAEVKIRDEVYIEGFRPNYLTGYGIVVGLNGTGDGTTSRYTLISIANMLRKLGIYIDPAQVRTKNAAAVMVTANLPPFAKPGMAIDVQVASIGDAKDIVNGLLIRTPLYGPDGKIYAFAQGPVSTGGGFLESNKGGKVQKGFPTAGIIPNGAIVEEELPFDFNSMTEVTLSLKNPSFSKAQEIAKVINQKYPGLAVVQDPTSIKVRLPQTKNKTEFLAEILDLKIKTDKDNIPTIVFYEKTGTVIMSGDVVIDTPVYVSHGSIYVTVEKTPVISQPPPLSGGQTVVTEGVTTKVQEEKGRIISIESAKLSDLVKALNDLGVSPYDLIAILQAIKAAGKLHAEIKVM from the coding sequence ATGTGGAAAAAAGTTTTAATTGCTATAGTTCTTATAACAAACGTTTCTTTTGCTGCTGAAGTCAAAATCCGAGACGAAGTATACATTGAAGGCTTTAGGCCAAACTATCTTACCGGCTATGGCATAGTCGTTGGTTTGAATGGAACCGGTGATGGGACTACAAGCAGATACACATTAATCAGTATAGCCAATATGTTAAGAAAGCTTGGAATTTACATAGACCCTGCTCAAGTAAGAACAAAAAACGCTGCTGCAGTTATGGTTACTGCTAATTTACCACCATTTGCTAAGCCCGGGATGGCAATAGATGTCCAAGTAGCATCGATTGGTGATGCAAAAGACATTGTCAATGGTTTATTAATAAGAACGCCTCTTTATGGACCGGATGGAAAGATTTACGCCTTTGCACAAGGACCTGTTTCAACCGGCGGTGGCTTTTTAGAATCAAATAAAGGTGGAAAGGTTCAAAAGGGATTTCCAACTGCAGGCATTATTCCAAACGGTGCAATCGTTGAAGAAGAGCTCCCATTTGACTTTAACTCTATGACGGAGGTGACCTTAAGTCTTAAAAATCCAAGCTTTTCAAAGGCTCAAGAAATCGCCAAGGTAATAAATCAAAAATATCCAGGCTTAGCAGTTGTTCAAGACCCTACTTCAATAAAAGTTAGACTGCCGCAAACAAAAAATAAAACAGAATTTTTAGCAGAGATTTTAGACCTAAAAATAAAAACCGATAAAGACAATATACCAACTATAGTATTTTATGAAAAAACAGGAACTGTAATCATGAGTGGAGATGTAGTTATAGACACTCCTGTTTACGTATCGCATGGAAGTATTTATGTTACAGTAGAAAAAACGCCTGTAATATCGCAACCACCACCTTTATCCGGTGGCCAAACAGTAGTGACCGAAGGAGTAACTACTAAAGTTCAAGAAGAAAAAGGTAGAATTATATCCATAGAATCAGCAAAACTTTCTGATTTAGTAAAAGCGTTGAACGATTTAGGAGTTTCTCCATACGATTTAATAGCAATACTGCAAGCTATAAAAGCTGCTGGTAAATTGCACGCAGAAATAAAAGTAATGTAA
- a CDS encoding flagellar basal body L-ring protein FlgH: MKRLILLVGLIGFITAGCAKKTSEYGKPFNPNPPEIEQEKVVRTPGSLYTGSYNNLFSDSKAFTVGDVITIRVVENIAGQTASNTNTQEQQKMDLNVPSPKLMGKNLINKTPIAGITEQNSDTYKGSASTNRKSTLIATISARVTKVYPNGNLFIVGKKVVKVNDDYQTLVISGIVKPTDIMQDNSVDSSRISDMYVEYNGEGYMADSSRPGWLAQFLKRIWPF, encoded by the coding sequence ATGAAAAGATTAATACTGTTAGTTGGATTAATAGGTTTTATAACAGCAGGATGTGCTAAAAAAACGTCAGAGTATGGAAAGCCATTTAATCCAAATCCACCTGAGATAGAGCAAGAAAAAGTCGTAAGAACACCCGGCTCTTTATACACAGGTAGCTACAACAATTTATTTTCCGATTCTAAAGCTTTCACAGTCGGAGATGTTATAACAATAAGAGTCGTTGAGAATATAGCCGGACAGACTGCTTCTAATACAAATACACAAGAGCAACAGAAGATGGATTTAAACGTTCCGTCACCAAAGCTAATGGGTAAAAATTTAATAAATAAAACTCCAATCGCCGGTATAACAGAGCAAAACTCAGATACTTATAAAGGATCTGCATCTACAAACAGAAAATCAACTCTAATAGCAACAATTTCTGCAAGAGTTACAAAAGTTTATCCAAACGGAAATTTGTTTATAGTTGGAAAAAAGGTTGTTAAAGTTAACGATGACTATCAAACACTTGTAATTTCTGGTATTGTAAAGCCTACCGATATAATGCAAGATAACTCTGTAGATTCTTCAAGAATTTCGGATATGTATGTAGAGTACAACGGAGAAGGTTATATGGCAGATAGCTCAAGACCGGGTTGGTTAGCACAATTCTTAAAAAGAATCTGGCCGTTTTAA
- the flgA gene encoding flagellar basal body P-ring formation chaperone FlgA yields MSAKLWNVVLLLVLLTIFYLKAGERLQKAKNMALEYAKENFKDVEIIDVVKIPQSYEEKLSKDFNKVECKSKGKSSIYLYLDCTFSKDEETVATIPITFRISATTKYTIVKNQKVSIVYLNKNIKIQMLGVALENGKEGDYIKVRNISTGKELVGKVISNDTVLIEANRE; encoded by the coding sequence TTGAGTGCAAAACTTTGGAACGTAGTTTTATTGCTTGTTTTACTTACAATTTTTTATTTAAAAGCTGGTGAGAGGCTTCAAAAAGCTAAAAATATGGCTTTAGAGTATGCAAAGGAAAATTTTAAAGACGTTGAGATAATAGATGTAGTTAAAATACCACAGAGTTATGAAGAGAAGTTAAGTAAAGATTTTAATAAAGTTGAATGTAAAAGCAAAGGAAAAAGCAGTATTTATCTATATTTAGATTGTACCTTTTCGAAAGATGAAGAAACAGTCGCAACTATCCCTATAACATTTAGAATATCAGCTACTACAAAATATACAATTGTAAAAAATCAAAAAGTTAGCATAGTTTATTTAAATAAAAACATAAAAATACAAATGCTTGGTGTAGCTCTTGAAAACGGTAAAGAAGGGGATTACATTAAAGTTAGAAATATATCTACAGGCAAAGAATTGGTAGGAAAAGTTATCTCTAATGATACTGTTTTGATAGAAGCAAACAGGGAGTAA
- the flgG gene encoding flagellar basal-body rod protein FlgG, with translation MLRALWTSASGMEAQQTNLDVISHNIANVNTVGFKRSRANFEDLIYQDVRDPGVLSSTQNRVPAGIQIGLGVKVSDVAKMFSQGSLMKTDNPLDVAIQGEGFFKIEMPDGSEAFTRAGNFQIDNEGYIVNPEGYRLSPNIQISAPETVLSISISPNGKVVVVRNSGGQQTTEEVGNIKLYRFINPAGLKAIGGNLFKYTEASGQPIEGDPNTDAFGKLTQGFLEMSNVNIVEEMVNLIVAQRAYEVNSKGIITADEMLKTVTTLKS, from the coding sequence ATGTTAAGAGCATTATGGACATCAGCGTCAGGGATGGAAGCACAACAGACAAATTTAGATGTAATTTCTCACAACATAGCTAACGTGAACACGGTTGGATTTAAAAGAAGTAGAGCTAATTTCGAAGATTTGATCTATCAAGATGTGAGAGACCCGGGTGTTTTAAGCTCGACTCAGAATAGAGTTCCGGCAGGGATTCAGATAGGTTTAGGTGTAAAAGTATCTGATGTTGCAAAAATGTTTTCTCAGGGAAGTTTGATGAAAACAGATAATCCTTTAGATGTTGCGATACAAGGTGAAGGATTTTTCAAAATAGAAATGCCTGACGGAAGCGAAGCTTTTACAAGAGCTGGAAATTTCCAAATAGATAACGAAGGATATATAGTAAATCCAGAAGGGTACAGATTAAGTCCAAACATACAAATTTCAGCTCCAGAAACAGTTTTAAGTATTTCTATAAGCCCAAATGGAAAAGTTGTTGTAGTTAGAAATAGTGGTGGACAACAAACAACAGAAGAAGTTGGAAATATAAAGCTTTATAGATTCATAAACCCGGCAGGACTTAAAGCAATAGGAGGAAATTTATTTAAGTATACAGAAGCTTCCGGACAGCCTATAGAAGGAGACCCAAATACTGATGCTTTTGGAAAACTTACACAAGGATTTTTAGAAATGTCTAACGTAAACATAGTAGAAGAGATGGTAAATCTAATAGTAGCACAAAGGGCTTACGAAGTTAACTCAAAAGGTATTATTACAGCAGATGAAATGCTTAAGACTGTAACTACATTGAAAAGTTAA
- a CDS encoding flagellar hook basal-body protein, producing the protein MAINFQPIYILASGGERATEQLDTTTNNIANSSTPGFKKLLLREMSQKIPENKGKVGDLLVFPRFMDSPVLNFQGPLIKTENNLDLAIVGDGFFTVESAIGRYYTRNGHFSINQEGYLVDVNGAYVLDENFRRIQIQDSKFKITPKGEIYQNGQITGRIRVVNLQNLQAVGNSYYQGQEQQTTNFEIKQGFLEGANLNIVKEMVEMINNHRRFDIYMNLAKSLDILEGKVNEIGKA; encoded by the coding sequence ATGGCAATAAATTTTCAACCAATTTATATTCTTGCTTCAGGTGGAGAAAGAGCGACAGAGCAGCTTGATACGACTACAAACAATATAGCTAACAGCAGTACACCCGGCTTTAAAAAACTTCTCCTTAGAGAAATGAGTCAAAAAATACCAGAAAATAAAGGAAAAGTTGGAGATCTGCTTGTTTTCCCACGTTTTATGGATAGTCCGGTTTTAAACTTTCAAGGACCATTAATTAAAACAGAAAATAATTTAGACTTAGCGATTGTAGGAGATGGATTTTTTACAGTTGAAAGCGCTATAGGAAGATACTACACAAGAAATGGTCATTTTTCAATAAATCAGGAAGGCTATTTGGTAGATGTAAACGGTGCTTATGTTTTAGATGAGAATTTTAGAAGAATTCAAATTCAGGATAGTAAATTTAAAATAACGCCTAAAGGTGAGATTTATCAAAATGGACAGATTACAGGAAGAATAAGAGTAGTTAATTTACAAAATTTACAAGCTGTAGGAAACTCATACTATCAAGGACAAGAACAACAAACAACCAACTTTGAGATAAAACAAGGATTCCTTGAAGGAGCAAACCTAAACATTGTTAAAGAAATGGTTGAAATGATTAACAATCATAGAAGATTTGACATATACATGAATCTTGCGAAATCTCTTGATATATTGGAAGGTAAAGTTAACGAAATTGGAAAAGCATAA
- the fliN gene encoding flagellar motor switch protein FliN: MDRQKNKPEDNQEDLAAAWSEMLNESEKKEGLQEDLTAQWSETLHEEKSKSVDANTNQTPLKKSEKKESFTKEESSPEILNKLDILLDIPITITVEIGSKSMPIEEILKLAPSSVIDLDRYLNEPIDLKVNGVLVAKGELYQVDDNFAIKITEILTKEERVRLISSQIRG, from the coding sequence ATGGATAGACAAAAAAATAAACCTGAAGACAATCAAGAAGATTTAGCAGCTGCTTGGTCTGAAATGTTAAATGAAAGTGAGAAAAAGGAAGGGTTACAGGAAGATTTGACAGCTCAGTGGTCTGAAACGTTGCACGAAGAAAAAAGTAAATCTGTTGATGCAAATACTAATCAAACACCGTTAAAAAAATCAGAAAAAAAAGAAAGCTTTACAAAAGAAGAATCTAGTCCAGAAATTTTAAATAAACTTGATATTCTTTTAGATATCCCTATTACAATTACAGTAGAAATAGGTTCAAAATCTATGCCTATAGAAGAGATTTTAAAACTTGCTCCAAGTTCTGTGATAGATTTAGACAGATATTTAAATGAACCTATAGATTTAAAAGTAAATGGTGTTCTTGTTGCAAAAGGAGAGCTTTATCAGGTAGATGATAATTTTGCAATAAAGATAACTGAAATTTTGACAAAAGAAGAAAGGGTAAGACTTATTTCAAGTCAAATAAGAGGTTAA
- a CDS encoding FliM/FliN family flagellar motor switch protein, which produces MSDFLSQDEIDALIGGGKSSAAAEEKIKEKPFDFNRLEKIQKGGFQGLEVLFERWVKIFREEIRAEFPVVNMVSKGKIATMRFGDFIGKIPLPASYTIFNMKPLKDPSLLIIDSRVVFNLVSALFGGGARPFKIEGREFTKLEVRIIEKLVDIVLGSFEKIWKDVYPIEIERKSIEFNPILVRIVSHAEKVIVAEIMIDIEGLEVPLTFAFPQMLFLPIKDILFTDTFGSEVPPEWRKELIKKLLKVNLKLTLELDKFSVLVKEFLNYEVGTEIILSKKQSDELDLKVEDKIKFKASLGKLDKKFAVMITKIIKENGDGGNG; this is translated from the coding sequence ATGTCTGACTTTTTATCTCAAGATGAGATAGATGCATTAATAGGTGGGGGTAAATCTTCTGCAGCTGCAGAAGAAAAAATAAAAGAAAAGCCATTTGATTTTAATAGACTTGAGAAGATTCAAAAAGGTGGATTTCAAGGATTAGAAGTTTTATTTGAAAGATGGGTGAAAATCTTTAGAGAAGAAATTAGAGCTGAATTTCCTGTGGTAAACATGGTCTCCAAAGGTAAAATAGCAACAATGAGATTTGGAGACTTTATTGGAAAAATTCCGCTGCCAGCATCATATACAATTTTTAATATGAAGCCTTTGAAAGACCCATCACTTTTGATTATAGATTCTCGCGTTGTTTTTAACTTAGTAAGTGCTTTGTTTGGTGGAGGGGCAAGACCTTTTAAGATTGAAGGAAGAGAGTTTACAAAACTTGAAGTCAGGATAATTGAAAAATTAGTAGACATCGTTTTAGGAAGTTTTGAAAAGATATGGAAAGATGTATATCCTATAGAAATTGAAAGAAAGAGTATAGAGTTTAATCCAATTTTGGTAAGAATAGTATCTCATGCAGAAAAAGTTATTGTAGCAGAAATTATGATAGATATTGAGGGTTTAGAAGTTCCTTTAACATTTGCATTCCCGCAAATGCTGTTTTTGCCCATCAAAGATATTCTTTTTACTGATACATTTGGTTCTGAAGTACCGCCTGAATGGAGAAAAGAACTTATTAAAAAGTTATTAAAAGTAAACCTTAAACTAACATTAGAATTAGATAAATTTAGTGTTTTAGTGAAAGAATTTTTAAACTATGAAGTTGGAACAGAAATAATACTAAGCAAGAAACAATCTGATGAATTGGACTTAAAAGTTGAAGATAAGATTAAATTTAAAGCAAGCTTAGGTAAATTAGACAAAAAATTTGCTGTAATGATAACAAAAATAATTAAGGAGAACGGTGATGGAGGAAATGGATAG
- the fliG gene encoding flagellar motor switch protein FliG: MAEEKSKLTGLEKAAILLSILPEEKNVKIFKHLKQAELEKIIKALLTLEEPTKENIKAVIQEAYKSLSEAVPLKLLPDNIKKILEKALPPEKVKELFEGLVMAEEGKAVFQEIEKLPAKVVANIIKNEHPQVIALILTQLKPQKAAEIIQYLPRRQGISNIQEEVIKRIASLEKVSSNMIKTVADALEEELYTIGAGKEEMLSGIDVAAELVNNLPKDLAQEILDEIRKETPSLADSIEERMFKFEDIIKLDNRAIMEILKAVDKNDLLIALKGAPQEIIDKFTANMSKRAAQMFLEDMEVLGPVKKSDVENARKKIIQTIKNLIQSGVIEYGAGGEEML; the protein is encoded by the coding sequence TTGGCTGAAGAAAAAAGTAAATTAACGGGATTAGAAAAAGCAGCCATATTGTTATCTATTTTGCCAGAAGAAAAGAATGTAAAAATTTTTAAACATCTTAAACAAGCTGAACTTGAGAAGATTATCAAAGCATTACTCACATTAGAAGAGCCAACAAAAGAAAACATTAAAGCAGTTATTCAAGAAGCATATAAAAGCTTATCAGAGGCTGTACCTTTAAAACTTCTTCCTGATAATATTAAAAAAATATTAGAAAAAGCGCTACCTCCGGAAAAAGTTAAAGAATTGTTTGAAGGCTTGGTAATGGCTGAAGAAGGGAAAGCAGTTTTTCAGGAAATTGAAAAACTTCCTGCGAAGGTAGTGGCAAATATAATTAAAAATGAGCATCCTCAAGTTATTGCTTTAATATTAACACAGCTAAAACCACAAAAGGCAGCAGAAATAATCCAATATTTACCAAGAAGACAGGGTATTTCCAACATTCAAGAAGAAGTTATAAAAAGAATTGCATCCTTAGAAAAAGTTTCATCTAATATGATTAAAACTGTTGCTGATGCTTTAGAAGAAGAGCTCTATACGATAGGGGCCGGAAAAGAAGAGATGTTAAGTGGAATCGATGTTGCAGCTGAACTAGTAAATAATTTACCAAAAGATTTAGCTCAAGAAATACTTGATGAAATAAGAAAAGAAACACCTTCTCTTGCAGACAGTATAGAAGAGCGTATGTTTAAATTTGAGGATATTATTAAACTTGATAATAGAGCTATTATGGAAATCCTCAAAGCTGTTGATAAAAATGACCTGCTTATTGCTCTTAAAGGTGCCCCACAAGAAATTATTGATAAATTTACTGCTAACATGTCAAAAAGAGCTGCTCAGATGTTTTTGGAAGATATGGAAGTGCTTGGTCCTGTTAAAAAATCTGATGTTGAAAATGCAAGGAAAAAGATTATACAAACTATTAAAAACCTCATACAATCTGGCGTTATTGAATATGGAGCAGGTGGTGAAGAAATGTTATAA